Below is a genomic region from Brassica rapa cultivar Chiifu-401-42 chromosome A08, CAAS_Brap_v3.01, whole genome shotgun sequence.
CTACACGTTCTCACTAGTGGTCGACGAAAGTGGCTTGGCTGTTGTTGTGATTATTCTCGTAACAGTAATTGAGAAAAAAAGAGCTATAGTTTATCACAGGTTATCATGTTTATTCAATAGTTCTTATTTGAATCAAAATTCTACAAACCCATAAAGTTTTTCtcaaataactttttttaagtttttgtcacaaaaataatcttaaaagaaaataaccaaaaatagcccatattattttgaaatcttaatttattttttatttttttataatttaaaaccaTATCATCAAAATCCTCACCTTTTAAGTCTAGATCAGTTAATCAtagaatataaatgtatttttatctttaagaaaatttattttggtcattttcctttttaaaagctatttttataaaaataaagtaaaaaaaaaatattttagagaatttctcttttttcttattCAAAAGAATATCATTATAAATGTATCGAAATATTGTTGAACTACTTGGATAATGCATACTGAACGAATGAAGTTATATACTACTAAGCAGAAATGGATTCAGCTCTGAGTTTAATAAttggattaataaaaaattagtagATCTGCCcacccccaaaaaaaaaagagcgtGAAAGACTCCGATCGCGTCAGAAGGTTAAAAGACAACCGGTTTAACTGAACCGATGGATTATACAATCATACCGGTTTAGAAGTCAAAAAGCATTGTCGTCTGTATAACATCATTCATCACCTCTGAAGACGCTTTGGTGCCATTTAACACTTTCCCTCTATAATGTATCGGCGATTTCGTCTGAAAAGCTCGATTCTCCATGGAATAGAGCAGAAACTACTCACTGATTGGAATCGAAAGGTCTCTACTTTTTGCTTCCGTTGCAGAGACACAAAGACTAGATTTTTCTCTCGTATTAGAAAAAGCTTGAATCTTTATTATTTGCTGTGTGTGAATCTGGTGTAATGTGCAGACATTGTTAGCTCAGCCGCTTTCAAATTCTTCAATTTGGATCATGAAGAGATTTTTCCAGACACGTCTTCTTCTCCAGACAGGTACTCTGTTCTTGTCCGAACGAGCCTCTTCCACTCTCAGTAAAGGGAAGAAAGTCTCTTACAAAGAGAGGTTGAGAAGTGGGGTTGTTGATATCAAGAAAGACGATGCCGTCGAGCTCTTCCAGTCAATGATTGTGTCTCGTCCTCTTCCCACTATCATACACTTCAGTAGATTGTTTAGTTCCCTTGCCAAGACAAGACAGTACGAACTCGTGTTGTCCCTCTCCAAGCAAATGGAGTTGCACGGGGTCGCACATAACAACTACACTCTTAACATAATGATAAACTGCTTCTCCCGGCGCCGGAAGCTCGGTTTCGCTTTTTCCGCTATGGCCAAGATGTTGAAGCTTGGGTATGAGCCAGACACAGTCACGTTCTCGACTTTGGTAAACGGGTTATGTCTCGAAGGGAGAGTTTCTGAAGCTGTGGCGTTAGTTGATAGGATGGTGGGACCAAACCTTGTGACGCTCAACACTCTTGTCAATGGGCTTTGTCTGAATGGTAAAGTGTATGAAGCTGTAGCGTTAGTTGATCGGATGGTGGAAAATGGATGCCAGCCTGATCAGTTTACATACGGTCCGATTTTGAACAGGATATGTAAGTCAGGGAACACTTCATTGGCTTTGGATTTGCTGAGAAAGATGGAAGATAGGAAGGTCAAGCCTGAAGCGGTTACATACAATATGATTATCGATAGTCTTTGCAAAGATGGGAGCCTTGAAGATGCGCTTAATCTCTTCAATGAAATGGAAAGGAAAGGGATCAAAGCAAATGTCATCACCTACAACACTCTCATAAGCAACTTCTGTAACGCTGGTAGATGGGATGAGGCTGCGCAGTTGCTGAGAGATATGATCACACGGGGAATCACTCCCAACGTTATCACATTCAGTGCGTTGATTGACATTTTTGTGAAAGAGGGGAAGCATGTTGAGGCTAAAGAGTTGTACAATGAGATGATCGCAAGAGGTATAGATCCTGATACGGTTACATATAATTCTTTGATATATGGTTTGTGCATGGAGAAGCGTCTAGATGAGGCCAACCAGATGATGGATGTGATGGTCAGCAAAGGATGTAGTCCTGATAGTGTGACTTATAATATCATTATTAATGGATATTGTAAGGCTAAACGGGTGGAGGATGGTCTTAAACTCTTCCGGAAAATGTCTCTAAGAGAAGTGGTCAGTTATAACACTCTGGTCCAAGGGTTTTGTCTATCTAGAAAAATTGAGGTTGCAGAAGAACTTTTCCAGGAGATGGTTTCTCGAGGTGTTGATCCTGATACTGTGACTTACAACATTTTGGTAGATGGGTTATGTGAGAATGGTAAACTAGAGAAGGCGTTGGAA
It encodes:
- the LOC103836151 gene encoding pentatricopeptide repeat-containing protein At1g12620 isoform X1, producing MYRRFRLKSSILHGIEQKLLTDWNRKTLLAQPLSNSSIWIMKRFFQTRLLLQTGTLFLSERASSTLSKGKKVSYKERLRSGVVDIKKDDAVELFQSMIVSRPLPTIIHFSRLFSSLAKTRQYELVLSLSKQMELHGVAHNNYTLNIMINCFSRRRKLGFAFSAMAKMLKLGYEPDTVTFSTLVNGLCLEGRVSEAVALVDRMVGPNLVTLNTLVNGLCLNGKVYEAVALVDRMVENGCQPDQFTYGPILNRICKSGNTSLALDLLRKMEDRKVKPEAVTYNMIIDSLCKDGSLEDALNLFNEMERKGIKANVITYNTLISNFCNAGRWDEAAQLLRDMITRGITPNVITFSALIDIFVKEGKHVEAKELYNEMIARGIDPDTVTYNSLIYGLCMEKRLDEANQMMDVMVSKGCSPDSVTYNIIINGYCKAKRVEDGLKLFRKMSLREVVSYNTLVQGFCLSRKIEVAEELFQEMVSRGVDPDTVTYNILVDGLCENGKLEKALEIFEDLHKSEVELDIGIFNIIIHGMCNGSMIDKAWELFSSLAHKGVKADVKTYTIMIGGLCKKGSLSEADMLFRKMEEDGIAPNECTYNTLIRAHLGGSGVATSVELIEEMKRCGFSADASTMKMVIDMLSDGRLNKNFLGMLS
- the LOC103836151 gene encoding pentatricopeptide repeat-containing protein At1g12620 isoform X2 codes for the protein MKRFFQTRLLLQTGTLFLSERASSTLSKGKKVSYKERLRSGVVDIKKDDAVELFQSMIVSRPLPTIIHFSRLFSSLAKTRQYELVLSLSKQMELHGVAHNNYTLNIMINCFSRRRKLGFAFSAMAKMLKLGYEPDTVTFSTLVNGLCLEGRVSEAVALVDRMVGPNLVTLNTLVNGLCLNGKVYEAVALVDRMVENGCQPDQFTYGPILNRICKSGNTSLALDLLRKMEDRKVKPEAVTYNMIIDSLCKDGSLEDALNLFNEMERKGIKANVITYNTLISNFCNAGRWDEAAQLLRDMITRGITPNVITFSALIDIFVKEGKHVEAKELYNEMIARGIDPDTVTYNSLIYGLCMEKRLDEANQMMDVMVSKGCSPDSVTYNIIINGYCKAKRVEDGLKLFRKMSLREVVSYNTLVQGFCLSRKIEVAEELFQEMVSRGVDPDTVTYNILVDGLCENGKLEKALEIFEDLHKSEVELDIGIFNIIIHGMCNGSMIDKAWELFSSLAHKGVKADVKTYTIMIGGLCKKGSLSEADMLFRKMEEDGIAPNECTYNTLIRAHLGGSGVATSVELIEEMKRCGFSADASTMKMVIDMLSDGRLNKNFLGMLS